The following are encoded in a window of Variovorax paradoxus genomic DNA:
- a CDS encoding fumarylacetoacetate hydrolase family protein, which translates to MKHARVIFEGREHTGTAHEFNGQADVAVRLGDGRVVPQDQLVWLPPLAPTARPRTILALGLNYADHAKELEFKAPEEPLVFVKGQSTLIGHRQLTHRPADVKFMHYECELAIVVGKTAKHVKRDDAYDFIGGYTVANDYAIRDYLENWYRPNLRVKNRDTCTPLGPWFVDAADVHNLPGGPMALELRTTVNGTVTQQGNTRDMIFDAPFLIEYFSRFMTLSPGDLILTGTPDGVVDCQPGDVVVTEIDGVGALVNTIAAR; encoded by the coding sequence ATGAAGCACGCACGCGTCATCTTCGAAGGCCGCGAGCACACCGGCACCGCACATGAATTCAACGGCCAGGCCGACGTCGCCGTGCGGCTGGGCGACGGCCGCGTCGTGCCGCAGGACCAGCTCGTGTGGCTGCCGCCGCTCGCGCCCACGGCGCGCCCGCGCACCATCCTCGCACTCGGCCTGAACTACGCCGACCACGCGAAAGAGCTGGAGTTCAAGGCGCCTGAAGAACCGCTGGTGTTCGTCAAGGGTCAGAGCACGCTCATCGGCCACCGCCAGCTCACGCACCGCCCGGCCGACGTGAAGTTCATGCACTACGAATGCGAACTCGCCATCGTGGTCGGCAAGACCGCCAAGCATGTGAAGCGCGACGATGCCTATGACTTCATCGGCGGCTACACGGTGGCCAACGACTACGCGATTCGCGACTACCTCGAGAACTGGTACCGCCCCAACCTGCGCGTGAAGAACCGGGACACCTGCACGCCGCTGGGGCCGTGGTTCGTCGATGCGGCCGACGTGCACAACCTTCCAGGTGGCCCGATGGCGCTCGAGCTGCGCACCACCGTGAACGGCACCGTCACGCAACAGGGCAACACGCGCGACATGATCTTCGACGCGCCCTTCCTCATCGAGTACTTCAGCCGCTTCATGACGCTGTCGCCGGGCGACCTGATCCTCACCGGCACGCCCGACGGCGTGGTCGATTGCCAGCCGGGCGACGTGGTCGTGACCGAGATCGACGGCGTCGGCGCCCTGGTCAACACCATCGCCGCGCGCTGA
- a CDS encoding Bug family tripartite tricarboxylate transporter substrate binding protein: MTTARTRTFRLAAALVAASAATMFTPASTAQTTSAYPTKPVRWVVGYPAGGGTDYLARTAGAQLSQQLAQPVTVDNRPGAGAIIASENVARSPGDGYTVFSADNGVLVYNPALYKKLPYDAEKDFAPLGMMGRSPLIITAAPGAGFSDAKALIAALKASPGKYSIATPGTGSPHHLAYELFQREAGVSLLHIPYKGGAPALQDLMGNQVPLMMLDLPSGISAVKAGKVIPLMAMSAERVPQLPQLPTAKELGYAVEAYTWQGLVAPAATPKDIQARLGADLLKSMNDPGVKQKLYDAGWEARPTDAAEMTRFVDTERKKWHALIKARDIKLD, from the coding sequence ATGACGACTGCCAGAACCCGGACCTTCCGCCTTGCTGCCGCCCTCGTGGCGGCCAGCGCCGCCACGATGTTCACGCCGGCCTCGACCGCGCAAACCACATCGGCCTACCCGACCAAGCCCGTACGCTGGGTGGTGGGCTACCCGGCCGGCGGCGGCACCGACTACCTTGCGCGCACGGCCGGTGCGCAGCTCTCTCAGCAGCTCGCACAGCCCGTCACGGTGGACAACCGCCCCGGCGCGGGCGCGATCATCGCGTCGGAAAACGTGGCGCGTTCGCCGGGCGACGGCTACACCGTGTTTTCGGCCGACAACGGCGTGCTGGTCTACAACCCCGCGCTCTACAAGAAGCTGCCCTACGACGCCGAGAAAGACTTCGCGCCGCTCGGCATGATGGGCCGCTCGCCGCTCATCATCACGGCCGCACCCGGCGCGGGCTTCAGCGACGCCAAGGCGCTCATCGCGGCGCTCAAGGCCTCGCCGGGCAAGTACAGCATCGCCACGCCGGGCACCGGCAGCCCGCACCACCTGGCCTACGAGCTGTTCCAGCGCGAAGCCGGTGTCTCGCTGCTGCACATTCCCTACAAGGGCGGCGCGCCCGCGCTGCAGGACCTCATGGGCAACCAGGTGCCGCTGATGATGCTCGACCTGCCCAGCGGCATCAGCGCCGTGAAGGCCGGCAAGGTCATTCCGCTGATGGCCATGTCGGCCGAGCGCGTGCCGCAGCTGCCCCAGCTGCCGACGGCCAAGGAGCTCGGCTACGCCGTCGAGGCCTACACCTGGCAAGGGCTGGTGGCACCGGCCGCCACGCCCAAGGACATCCAGGCGCGCCTCGGCGCCGACCTGCTCAAAAGCATGAACGACCCCGGCGTGAAGCAGAAGCTCTACGACGCCGGCTGGGAAGCCCGCCCCACGGACGCCGCCGAGATGACCCGCTTCGTGGACACCGAACGCAAGAAGTGGCACGCGCTGATCAAGGCGCGCGACATCAAGCTCGACTGA
- the hpaE gene encoding 5-carboxymethyl-2-hydroxymuconate semialdehyde dehydrogenase, with the protein MQQIHHLIDGKQVQGADYFETVNPATQEVLAEVASGGEAEVNAAVAAAKAAFPKWAGLPAPERAKLIRKLGDLIAKHVPEIAQTETNDCGQVIAQTGKQLIPRAADNFYYFAEMCTRVDGHTYPTPTHLNYTLFHPVGVCALISPWNVPFMTATWKVAPCLAFGNTAVLKMSELSPLTAARLGELALEAGIPAGVLNLVHGYGKEAGEPLVAHPDVRAISFTGSTATGNRIVKSAGLKKFSMELGGKSPFVIFEDADLDRALDAAVFMIFSNNGERCTAGSRILVQQSIYADFAARFAERARRITVGDPLDEKTIVGPMISQAHLAKVRSYIELGPKEGATLLCGGLDAPANLPDRVKKGNYVMPTVFADVDNRMKIAQEEIFGPVACLIPFKDEAHAIELANDIAYGLSSYVWTENIGKAHRVAAAVEAGMCFVNSQNVRDLRQPFGGTKASGTGREGGTWSYEVFCEPKNIAVSMGSHHIPHWGVA; encoded by the coding sequence ATGCAACAGATCCATCACCTCATCGACGGCAAGCAAGTCCAAGGCGCCGACTACTTCGAAACCGTCAACCCCGCCACGCAGGAAGTGCTGGCCGAAGTCGCCTCGGGCGGCGAGGCCGAAGTGAATGCCGCCGTGGCGGCCGCCAAGGCCGCGTTTCCGAAGTGGGCCGGCCTGCCCGCGCCGGAGCGCGCGAAGCTGATCCGCAAGCTCGGCGACCTCATCGCGAAGCACGTGCCCGAGATCGCGCAGACCGAAACCAACGACTGCGGCCAGGTGATCGCGCAGACCGGCAAGCAGCTCATTCCACGCGCGGCCGACAACTTCTACTACTTCGCCGAGATGTGCACGCGCGTCGACGGCCACACCTACCCCACGCCCACGCACCTGAACTACACGCTGTTCCATCCGGTGGGCGTGTGCGCGCTCATCAGCCCGTGGAACGTGCCCTTCATGACCGCCACCTGGAAGGTCGCGCCCTGCCTGGCCTTCGGCAACACGGCCGTGCTGAAGATGAGCGAGCTCTCGCCGCTCACGGCCGCGCGCCTGGGCGAGCTGGCGCTCGAAGCGGGCATTCCGGCCGGCGTGCTGAACCTCGTGCACGGCTACGGCAAGGAAGCGGGCGAGCCGCTGGTGGCGCACCCCGACGTGCGCGCGATTTCGTTCACCGGCTCCACCGCCACGGGCAACCGCATCGTGAAGAGCGCGGGCCTGAAGAAGTTCAGCATGGAACTCGGCGGCAAGAGCCCCTTCGTGATCTTCGAAGACGCCGACCTCGACCGCGCGCTCGACGCGGCCGTGTTCATGATCTTCAGCAACAACGGCGAGCGTTGCACGGCCGGCTCGCGCATCCTGGTGCAGCAGTCGATCTACGCCGACTTTGCCGCCAGGTTCGCCGAGCGCGCCAGGCGCATCACCGTGGGCGACCCGCTCGACGAGAAGACCATCGTCGGCCCGATGATTTCGCAGGCCCACCTGGCCAAGGTGCGCAGCTACATCGAGCTGGGCCCGAAGGAAGGCGCCACGCTGCTGTGCGGCGGCCTCGACGCACCGGCCAACCTGCCCGACCGCGTGAAGAAGGGCAACTACGTGATGCCCACCGTGTTCGCCGACGTCGACAACCGCATGAAGATCGCGCAGGAAGAAATCTTCGGCCCGGTCGCCTGCCTGATTCCGTTCAAGGACGAGGCGCACGCCATCGAGCTGGCCAACGACATCGCCTACGGCCTCTCGAGCTACGTGTGGACCGAGAACATCGGCAAGGCGCACCGCGTGGCCGCTGCCGTCGAGGCCGGCATGTGCTTCGTCAACAGCCAGAACGTGCGAGACCTGCGCCAGCCCTTCGGTGGTACCAAGGCCTCGGGCACGGGGCGCGAAGGCGGCACCTGGAGCTACGAAGTGTTCTGCGAGCCGAAGAACATCGCGGTGTCGATGGGCTCGCACCACATTCCGCACTGGGGCGTGGCGTGA
- a CDS encoding tripartite tricarboxylate transporter substrate binding protein translates to MSVQRRTLLQGVAALAALPALARAQTAWPAKPVRIVVPFTPGGTTDFVARLVGLELGKALGQPVIVENKPGAGTVIGVDAVAKSAPDGHSFVCVANSFTANPTLVRKLPYDTLKDLRPVALMGMSEHVLATHPGSGLKTLADLRNQAKDKPGTLSFASFGNGTSAHLSGEMLKLQMGLDIVHVPYKGQGPALADLLGGQVTVMFGNWPEFRSHVQAGKLVALGMATAQRSQYAPAIPTLAEQGVAIESNSWNGLLAPAGTPDAIVQRMNAEVNRALASPAVAEAFHKGGIASLSGTPERFAEFIRSEIAKYADVIRKANIQIEG, encoded by the coding sequence GTGAGCGTTCAACGCCGCACGCTGCTGCAGGGCGTTGCCGCACTCGCGGCACTGCCCGCACTGGCACGCGCGCAAACGGCATGGCCCGCCAAGCCGGTGCGCATCGTCGTGCCCTTCACGCCCGGCGGCACCACCGACTTCGTCGCGCGGCTGGTCGGCCTCGAACTCGGCAAGGCGCTGGGCCAGCCGGTCATCGTCGAGAACAAGCCCGGCGCCGGCACGGTGATCGGCGTCGATGCGGTCGCCAAGTCGGCACCCGATGGCCACAGCTTCGTGTGCGTGGCCAACAGCTTCACAGCCAACCCCACGCTCGTGCGCAAGCTGCCCTACGACACGTTGAAAGACCTGCGCCCGGTCGCGCTCATGGGCATGTCGGAGCACGTGCTCGCCACGCACCCGGGCAGCGGCCTGAAGACGCTGGCCGACCTGCGCAACCAGGCCAAGGACAAGCCCGGCACGCTGAGCTTCGCCTCCTTCGGCAACGGCACCTCGGCGCACCTGTCGGGCGAGATGCTCAAGCTGCAGATGGGCCTGGACATCGTGCATGTGCCCTACAAGGGCCAGGGCCCGGCGCTCGCCGACCTGCTCGGCGGCCAAGTCACCGTGATGTTTGGCAACTGGCCCGAGTTCCGCAGCCATGTGCAGGCCGGCAAGCTGGTGGCGCTGGGCATGGCGACGGCGCAGCGCTCGCAGTACGCGCCCGCGATACCCACACTGGCCGAACAGGGCGTGGCCATCGAGTCCAATTCGTGGAACGGCCTGCTGGCTCCGGCCGGCACGCCCGACGCCATCGTGCAACGCATGAACGCCGAGGTGAATCGCGCACTCGCGTCGCCGGCCGTGGCCGAGGCGTTCCACAAGGGCGGCATCGCGTCGCTGTCGGGCACGCCCGAGCGCTTTGCCGAGTTCATTCGCAGCGAGATCGCGAAGTACGCCGACGTGATCCGCAAGGCTAACATCCAGATCGAGGGCTGA
- a CDS encoding aromatic ring-opening dioxygenase subunit LigA, translating into MSLYAMQKFLFALNRDAEVQRRFAEGGDTRTALLAGYDLNDEEREAIGTGDIGKLYVLGCNGQLLMHFAPLLGIAWADYLEAMREGVRKYGPVRAGIYAMTTGTDEKVAGV; encoded by the coding sequence ATGAGCCTCTATGCGATGCAGAAGTTCCTGTTCGCGCTGAACCGCGACGCCGAGGTGCAGCGCCGCTTCGCCGAAGGCGGCGACACGCGCACCGCGCTGCTGGCCGGCTACGACCTGAACGACGAAGAGCGCGAAGCCATCGGCACCGGCGACATCGGCAAGCTCTACGTGCTCGGGTGCAACGGCCAGTTGCTGATGCACTTCGCGCCGCTGCTGGGCATCGCATGGGCGGACTATCTGGAAGCCATGCGCGAGGGCGTTCGCAAGTACGGCCCGGTCCGCGCAGGCATCTACGCGATGACGACAGGCACAGACGAAAAGGTGGCAGGCGTATGA
- a CDS encoding extradiol ring-cleavage dioxygenase codes for MSLVFAGVCSHAPGITGRAHLADPAVKDEFHAQFHRFGEAMRATKPDAVIVIAAEHFANFFMNNMPAYAIGMADRYEGPIEDPKWLGIEARTIPGDAALSQRLIREVMQTVDVAYAEEWKFDHGIMVPLNFLTPNFDTKVIPVNINCQGPPLTPLHRAWAFGEALRRACDKAPERIALVGTGGISHWPATPDSGKVNAEWDAEFMRRWCANDREALLSQVDYNDEATYREAGQGGFEIRTFLSVAAAARGKGEIFHMKAIPIFAVTCTAAVMSVA; via the coding sequence ATGAGTCTCGTATTCGCAGGCGTGTGCAGCCACGCCCCCGGCATCACGGGCCGCGCCCATCTGGCCGACCCTGCCGTGAAGGACGAGTTCCACGCGCAGTTCCATCGCTTCGGCGAGGCGATGCGCGCGACCAAGCCCGACGCGGTGATCGTCATCGCGGCCGAGCACTTCGCGAACTTCTTCATGAACAACATGCCCGCGTATGCGATCGGCATGGCCGACCGCTACGAGGGCCCGATCGAAGACCCGAAGTGGCTGGGCATCGAGGCGCGCACCATCCCCGGCGACGCCGCGCTGTCGCAGCGCCTGATCCGCGAGGTGATGCAGACCGTGGACGTGGCCTACGCGGAAGAGTGGAAGTTCGACCACGGCATCATGGTGCCGCTGAACTTCCTCACGCCGAACTTCGACACCAAGGTCATTCCCGTGAACATCAACTGCCAGGGCCCGCCGCTCACGCCGCTGCACCGCGCGTGGGCCTTCGGCGAGGCCTTGCGCCGCGCCTGCGACAAGGCGCCCGAGCGCATCGCGCTGGTGGGCACGGGCGGCATCTCGCACTGGCCGGCCACGCCCGACTCGGGCAAGGTGAATGCCGAGTGGGACGCCGAGTTCATGCGCCGCTGGTGCGCCAACGACCGCGAGGCGCTGCTTTCGCAGGTCGACTACAACGACGAAGCCACCTACCGCGAAGCGGGCCAGGGCGGCTTCGAGATCCGCACCTTCCTCAGCGTGGCCGCGGCCGCGCGCGGCAAGGGCGAGATCTTCCACATGAAGGCCATCCCGATCTTCGCGGTGACCTGCACGGCCGCCGTGATGTCGGTGGCCTGA
- a CDS encoding 5-carboxymethyl-2-hydroxymuconate Delta-isomerase produces MPHLVILYTPNIEAETDVSALCRTLADTMLEQRDEAGKPVFPTGGTRVLAYPAAHYAVADGQADYAFVYLNLRMASGRSEAVKKKAGDELLAAVRTHFEPIFSQRHIGITLQIDEAPGQVYDGKHSNLHPLFNKT; encoded by the coding sequence ATGCCGCACCTCGTGATCCTGTACACGCCCAACATCGAGGCCGAGACCGACGTGTCGGCGCTGTGCCGCACGCTGGCCGACACCATGCTCGAACAGCGCGACGAGGCCGGCAAGCCGGTGTTCCCCACCGGCGGCACGCGCGTGCTGGCCTACCCCGCCGCGCACTACGCGGTGGCCGACGGCCAGGCCGACTACGCCTTCGTGTACCTCAACCTGCGCATGGCCTCGGGCCGTTCCGAGGCGGTGAAGAAGAAGGCCGGCGACGAGTTGCTGGCCGCGGTGCGCACGCATTTCGAGCCCATCTTCTCGCAGCGCCACATCGGCATCACACTGCAGATCGACGAAGCCCCGGGGCAGGTGTACGACGGCAAGCACAGCAACCTGCATCCCCTGTTCAACAAGACCTAA
- the hpaH gene encoding 2-oxo-hept-4-ene-1,7-dioate hydratase, protein MLSTATIAQLAAELHESEKSRVQVEHFSKRFPEMTIEDGYAISREWVKHKIAEGRIVKGHKIGLTSRAMQQSSQIDEPDYGTLLDDMFFEQGGDIPFTRFIAPRIEVELAFVLGKKLQGPNVTLFDVLAATDYVVPAIEIIDARIEQFDRHTKAPRKVFDTISDNAANAGIVMGGRPVKPDAVDLRWVSALLYKNGVIEESGVAAAVLNHPATGVAWLANKLAPWDECLEAGEIVLGGSFTRPTTAVPGDTFHADYGPLGSIAFRFV, encoded by the coding sequence ATGCTCTCCACCGCCACCATCGCCCAACTGGCCGCCGAACTGCACGAGAGCGAGAAGTCGCGCGTGCAAGTCGAGCATTTTTCCAAGCGCTTTCCCGAGATGACGATCGAGGACGGCTACGCCATCTCGCGCGAATGGGTGAAGCACAAGATCGCCGAAGGCCGCATCGTCAAGGGCCACAAGATCGGCCTCACGTCGCGCGCGATGCAGCAGTCCAGCCAGATCGACGAGCCCGACTACGGCACGCTGCTGGACGACATGTTCTTCGAGCAGGGCGGCGACATCCCGTTCACGCGCTTCATCGCGCCGCGCATCGAGGTCGAGCTGGCCTTCGTGCTCGGCAAGAAGCTGCAGGGCCCCAACGTGACCCTCTTCGACGTGCTGGCCGCCACCGACTACGTGGTGCCCGCCATCGAGATCATCGACGCGCGCATCGAGCAGTTCGACCGCCACACCAAGGCGCCGCGCAAGGTGTTCGACACCATTTCCGACAACGCGGCCAACGCCGGCATCGTGATGGGCGGCCGGCCGGTGAAGCCCGACGCGGTCGACCTGCGCTGGGTGAGCGCGCTGCTCTACAAGAACGGCGTGATCGAAGAGTCGGGCGTGGCCGCGGCCGTGCTCAACCACCCGGCCACCGGCGTGGCCTGGCTCGCGAACAAGCTCGCGCCGTGGGACGAATGCCTCGAGGCCGGCGAGATCGTGCTGGGCGGTTCGTTCACGCGCCCCACCACCGCCGTGCCGGGCGACACCTTCCATGCCGACTACGGCCCCCTGGGCTCCATCGCTTTCCGTTTCGTCTGA
- the hpaI gene encoding 4-hydroxy-2-oxoheptanedioate aldolase, with protein MHTPLNTFKQAMQAGQPQIGLWVGLGDGYVAELLAGTGYDWLLVDGEHAPNDVRSVLAQLQGISSAWSAQPDAQRSHPIVRIPVGDTTLIKQYLDIGAQTLLVPMVDTAEQAAKLVQGMRYPPEGIRGMGSALARASRWQAYPNYLHEANAQTCLLVQAETVEAMKNLDAIAATPGVDGVFIGPADLSASMGFVGQPNHPEVQAVIADAVARIRKAGKAAGILSTTEEQARKWLAAGALFVAVGVDTILLAAAAKQLLTKYKAAPGATAPNGY; from the coding sequence ATGCACACCCCACTCAACACCTTCAAGCAGGCCATGCAGGCCGGCCAACCGCAAATCGGCCTGTGGGTCGGCCTGGGCGACGGCTACGTGGCCGAGCTGCTGGCCGGCACCGGCTACGACTGGCTGCTGGTCGACGGCGAGCACGCGCCCAACGACGTGCGCTCGGTGCTCGCGCAGCTGCAGGGCATTTCCAGCGCGTGGTCGGCGCAGCCCGACGCGCAGCGCTCGCACCCCATCGTGCGCATTCCCGTCGGCGACACCACGCTGATCAAGCAGTACCTGGACATCGGCGCGCAGACGCTGCTGGTGCCGATGGTCGACACCGCCGAGCAGGCCGCCAAGCTGGTGCAGGGCATGCGCTACCCGCCCGAAGGCATCCGCGGCATGGGCAGTGCGCTGGCGCGCGCGTCGCGCTGGCAGGCGTATCCCAACTACCTGCACGAAGCCAACGCGCAGACCTGCCTGCTGGTGCAGGCCGAGACGGTCGAGGCGATGAAGAACCTCGACGCCATCGCGGCCACGCCGGGCGTGGACGGCGTGTTCATCGGCCCGGCCGACCTGTCGGCCTCGATGGGCTTCGTGGGCCAGCCCAACCACCCCGAGGTGCAGGCCGTGATCGCCGACGCCGTCGCGCGCATCCGCAAGGCCGGCAAGGCGGCCGGCATCCTGTCGACCACCGAAGAGCAGGCGCGCAAGTGGCTCGCGGCCGGCGCGCTGTTCGTGGCCGTGGGCGTCGACACCATCCTGCTCGCGGCGGCGGCCAAGCAGCTGCTCACGAAGTACAAGGCCGCACCGGGCGCCACCGCGCCCAACGGCTACTGA
- the ilvD gene encoding dihydroxy-acid dehydratase, translated as MTTPTDPTPKRFRSATIREGTIRATTRSFLHALGQDDEDIARPHVGVFHTGGEMSPCNLNLREQAQHAKTGIYAGGGTPHECPVVSVSDGLTMAHSGMRFSLISRELIADSVEASTRGHQWDGIFAIGACDKNLPGLMMGMVRCNVPSVFVHGGSALPGQMPGPDGRDLNVVDTYETIGKVLAGTATHDELDAMSRACLPTAGACAGQFTANTMGMVSEALGLAPIGSSMVPAVFSERAPLMRRAAKQLMKAVLGDGPLPRDVVTRKALENACAVVSATGGSTNAALHLPAIAHEAGIKFHLDDVAEIFARTPLIADLRPGGQYLARDVYYIGGAGVILRTLLEQGFLHGDALTFTGRTLAEEVADAAAPDGRVVRAAGNPITRDGGLAVLKGNLCPDGALLKTAGLQTLVHRGPARVFNSEEEAQAAVQNRRYEAGDVIVIRNEGPKGSPGMREMLGITALLYGQGMGDKVALLTDGRFSGATRGLCIGYAGPEAADGGPIAVLRDGDMVAIDARAAARSISVELSAEEIASRLAGREVNAGVVHGGLLEKYALTVRPAHQGAVTHSGAVTWLRDES; from the coding sequence ATGACCACGCCCACCGACCCGACCCCCAAGCGCTTCCGCTCCGCCACCATCCGCGAGGGCACGATCCGCGCGACCACGCGCAGCTTCCTGCACGCGCTGGGGCAGGACGACGAGGACATCGCGCGCCCGCACGTCGGCGTGTTCCACACGGGCGGCGAGATGAGCCCGTGCAACCTCAACCTGCGCGAGCAGGCGCAGCACGCCAAGACCGGCATCTACGCGGGCGGCGGCACGCCGCACGAATGCCCGGTGGTGTCGGTGAGCGACGGCCTGACGATGGCGCATTCGGGCATGCGCTTCTCGCTGATCTCGCGCGAACTCATCGCCGACAGCGTGGAAGCGTCCACGCGCGGCCACCAGTGGGACGGCATCTTCGCCATCGGCGCCTGCGACAAGAACCTGCCGGGGCTGATGATGGGCATGGTCCGCTGCAACGTGCCCAGCGTGTTCGTGCATGGTGGCTCGGCTTTGCCCGGGCAGATGCCCGGTCCCGATGGCCGCGACCTCAACGTGGTCGACACCTACGAGACCATCGGCAAGGTGCTGGCCGGCACCGCCACGCACGACGAACTCGACGCCATGAGCCGCGCCTGCCTGCCCACGGCCGGCGCCTGCGCGGGGCAGTTCACGGCCAACACGATGGGCATGGTGTCGGAGGCGCTGGGCCTGGCGCCCATCGGCTCGAGCATGGTGCCGGCGGTGTTCAGCGAGCGCGCGCCGCTGATGCGCCGCGCCGCGAAACAGCTCATGAAAGCGGTGCTGGGCGATGGCCCGCTGCCGCGCGATGTCGTGACGCGCAAGGCACTCGAGAACGCCTGTGCCGTGGTCTCGGCCACGGGCGGCTCGACCAACGCGGCGCTGCACCTGCCGGCCATTGCGCACGAGGCGGGCATCAAGTTCCACCTGGACGACGTGGCCGAAATCTTCGCGCGCACGCCGCTCATTGCCGACCTGCGTCCGGGCGGCCAGTACCTGGCGCGCGACGTGTACTACATCGGCGGTGCGGGCGTGATCCTGCGCACGCTGCTCGAGCAAGGCTTCCTGCACGGCGACGCCCTCACCTTCACCGGCCGCACGCTGGCCGAGGAAGTGGCCGACGCCGCCGCGCCCGATGGTCGCGTGGTGCGCGCAGCGGGCAACCCGATCACGCGCGACGGCGGGCTGGCGGTGCTCAAGGGCAACCTCTGCCCCGATGGCGCGCTGCTCAAGACGGCCGGGCTGCAGACGCTGGTGCACCGCGGCCCGGCGCGCGTCTTCAACTCGGAAGAAGAAGCGCAGGCGGCGGTGCAGAACCGCCGCTACGAAGCGGGCGACGTGATCGTCATCCGCAACGAAGGCCCCAAGGGCAGTCCCGGCATGCGCGAGATGCTGGGCATCACCGCGCTGCTCTACGGCCAGGGCATGGGCGACAAGGTGGCGCTGCTCACCGACGGGCGTTTTTCGGGCGCCACGCGCGGCCTGTGCATCGGCTACGCGGGGCCCGAGGCGGCCGACGGCGGGCCGATTGCGGTGCTGCGCGACGGCGACATGGTGGCCATCGATGCACGCGCCGCGGCGCGCAGCATTTCGGTCGAACTGAGCGCCGAAGAAATCGCCTCACGGCTGGCCGGACGTGAGGTAAACGCGGGGGTGGTGCACGGTGGTTTGTTGGAAAAATACGCGCTCACCGTGCGCCCTGCCCACCAGGGCGCCGTGACCCACTCGGGCGCGGTCACCTGGCTGCGCGACGAGTCGTGA
- a CDS encoding Bug family tripartite tricarboxylate transporter substrate binding protein, translated as MTFTRRHMLQSTGASALLASLGQQAFAQAAALENATIVTGFAAGGTSDTTCRRIALKLSPDYAKTAVVENRTGAGGQIAVSYVKGRPADGTTILQTPTSILTIYPHIYKKLPYDPMVDLTPVSLACIFDFGFAVGPAVPATVKTVPEFLAWAKANPAGANYGSPAAGSTPHFIGALLGKQGGVELKHAAYRGTQPAMLDLLGGNISAVSGPIGDITQHLQSGKVRILGVSGAKRNRFAPDVPTFGEQGIKNMAHSEWFAFFLPAKASPELVTKLNTAMKNALAQKDVIDGLGTFGLEAMSSTPAELGDLLKKDTAKWAPIVKEVGFTAEG; from the coding sequence ATGACCTTCACCCGCCGCCACATGCTGCAGTCCACCGGCGCTTCGGCGCTGCTTGCCAGCCTCGGCCAGCAGGCCTTTGCGCAGGCTGCCGCGCTCGAGAACGCGACCATCGTCACCGGCTTTGCGGCCGGCGGCACCTCGGACACCACCTGCCGGCGCATCGCGCTGAAGCTGAGCCCCGACTACGCCAAGACCGCCGTGGTCGAGAACCGCACCGGCGCGGGCGGCCAGATTGCCGTGAGCTATGTGAAAGGCCGTCCGGCCGACGGCACCACCATCCTGCAGACGCCCACGTCGATCCTCACGATCTATCCGCACATCTACAAGAAGCTGCCGTACGACCCGATGGTCGACCTCACGCCCGTGAGCCTGGCCTGCATCTTCGACTTCGGCTTCGCGGTCGGTCCGGCCGTGCCGGCCACCGTCAAGACGGTGCCCGAGTTCCTCGCCTGGGCCAAGGCCAACCCGGCCGGCGCCAACTACGGCTCGCCGGCCGCGGGTTCCACGCCGCACTTCATCGGCGCGCTGCTGGGCAAGCAAGGCGGCGTCGAGCTCAAGCACGCGGCCTACCGCGGCACGCAGCCGGCCATGCTCGACCTGCTGGGCGGCAACATCTCGGCGGTGTCGGGCCCCATCGGCGACATCACGCAGCATCTGCAATCGGGCAAGGTGCGCATCCTGGGCGTGTCGGGTGCCAAGCGCAACCGCTTCGCGCCCGATGTGCCCACTTTCGGCGAGCAGGGCATCAAGAACATGGCGCACAGCGAATGGTTCGCCTTCTTCCTGCCGGCCAAGGCCTCGCCCGAACTGGTCACGAAGCTCAACACGGCGATGAAGAACGCGCTCGCGCAGAAGGACGTGATCGACGGCCTCGGCACCTTCGGCCTGGAAGCCATGTCTTCCACGCCTGCCGAGCTGGGCGATCTGTTGAAGAAGGACACCGCCAAGTGGGCGCCGATCGTCAAGGAAGTCGGCTTCACGGCTGAAGGTTGA